The following are from one region of the Pueribacillus theae genome:
- the comER gene encoding late competence protein ComER, whose protein sequence is MKIGIIGTGNMGTILIQALIESNSVKASDITITNRTLEKANRLKAQYPNLHVASSANDIAKNCEFIFICVKPIQFYPLLKEINESLNKEKVLISITSPISTEELEGAVSCQVARVIPSITNRALSGCSLITVGKRISKENEKMLVELLEGFSQPIYIEEENTRVASDIVSCGPAFLSYLLQCFINAAVRQTLITKEQATELTSEMLIGLGKLIEKNVYSLETLQEKVNVKGGITGMGLQVLEDEVGDMFDLLFKETHKKYEEDRKEITEQFFSRS, encoded by the coding sequence GTGAAAATAGGCATCATCGGGACAGGAAATATGGGGACGATACTCATCCAAGCACTGATCGAATCCAACTCTGTAAAGGCTTCTGACATCACAATTACAAATCGGACGTTAGAGAAGGCCAATCGGCTGAAAGCTCAATATCCAAATTTACATGTAGCTTCCAGCGCAAATGATATCGCAAAAAATTGCGAATTCATTTTTATTTGTGTAAAACCAATCCAATTTTATCCCCTATTGAAAGAGATAAATGAATCTCTTAATAAAGAAAAAGTTTTGATTTCCATAACAAGTCCCATTTCAACGGAAGAATTAGAAGGTGCGGTTTCCTGTCAAGTTGCGAGAGTAATCCCTAGTATTACAAATCGAGCGTTAAGTGGCTGTTCCTTAATCACAGTTGGAAAACGTATATCAAAGGAAAATGAGAAAATGCTTGTTGAACTTCTGGAAGGATTTTCGCAGCCGATTTATATTGAAGAGGAAAATACGAGAGTTGCATCTGATATTGTCAGTTGCGGACCAGCTTTTTTAAGTTATCTACTTCAATGTTTTATCAATGCAGCTGTAAGACAAACGTTGATTACGAAAGAACAGGCAACAGAATTGACGAGTGAAATGCTGATTGGGCTCGGAAAACTAATTGAAAAAAACGTTTACTCTTTGGAAACCTTACAGGAAAAAGTAAATGTTAAAGGGGGAATTACTGGAATGGGTCTTCAAGTGCTCGAAGACGAAGTTGGTGATATGTTTGATTTACTCTTTAAAGAGACCCACAAAAAATATGAGGAAGATCGAAAAGAAATTACTGAACAATTTTTCAGCAGATCATAA
- a CDS encoding class I SAM-dependent DNA methyltransferase gives MSTYAKFASVYDKLMSDIPYERWIDYLKIVTEKHQLKGRRVLDLGCGTGTISLLLAKEGFEMTGVDLSEDMLAVARAKTEAYAIPFYLQNMTELELHKKFDLILAFCDVLNYLQTKEEILQTLKRIYEHLQEGGLLLFDVHSIYKMTEVFGNRTYAVNDDEVSYIWNCFNEGDLGVEHELSFFIQNERGLYERFDEVHVQKTFPPEEYRTLLKKAGFTILDLSADFGLSLPNEKSERIFFAVKKDFIE, from the coding sequence ATGTCGACGTATGCAAAGTTTGCTTCCGTTTATGATAAGCTTATGTCAGATATTCCGTACGAACGCTGGATCGACTATTTGAAAATTGTAACCGAAAAACATCAGCTTAAAGGCAGGCGCGTATTAGATCTCGGCTGCGGGACAGGGACAATTTCCCTTCTTTTAGCAAAAGAAGGATTTGAAATGACAGGTGTAGATTTGTCGGAAGATATGCTGGCAGTAGCAAGGGCAAAAACAGAGGCGTACGCCATTCCATTTTATCTCCAAAATATGACAGAACTTGAACTTCACAAGAAATTTGATTTGATTCTTGCCTTTTGTGATGTACTTAATTATTTGCAAACGAAAGAAGAGATTCTGCAAACCTTAAAAAGGATCTACGAACATCTCCAAGAAGGTGGCTTATTATTATTCGATGTTCACTCCATCTATAAAATGACAGAAGTGTTTGGAAATCGGACATATGCTGTGAATGATGATGAAGTATCTTATATTTGGAACTGCTTCAATGAAGGAGATTTGGGCGTTGAACATGAGTTAAGTTTCTTCATTCAAAATGAACGAGGGCTGTATGAACGTTTTGATGAAGTTCATGTCCAAAAAACATTTCCACCAGAAGAATATCGTACTTTACTTAAAAAAGCCGGATTTACTATTTTGGATTTGTCGGCTGACTTTGGCCTTTCGCTTCCAAATGAAAAAAGCGAACGTATTTTTTTTGCGGTAAAGAAGGATTTTATAGAGTGA
- the rsfS gene encoding ribosome silencing factor, producing MEGKALAYRIANVADDKRAEDIVILEMKGISLIADYFLICHGNSEKQVQAIADEVKEAAAEQNIFVKRIEGYAEARWVLLDLGEIVVHIFHKDERSYYNLEKLWGDAPRLKLEENHL from the coding sequence ATGGAAGGAAAGGCACTCGCTTATCGAATTGCGAATGTGGCGGATGATAAACGCGCCGAAGATATTGTGATTTTAGAAATGAAGGGGATTTCACTGATTGCTGATTATTTTTTAATTTGCCACGGAAATTCGGAAAAACAAGTGCAGGCGATTGCTGATGAAGTGAAAGAAGCGGCTGCTGAACAGAATATTTTTGTGAAACGGATTGAAGGCTACGCTGAAGCGCGTTGGGTGCTTCTCGATCTCGGTGAAATTGTTGTTCATATTTTTCATAAGGATGAAAGAAGCTACTACAATTTGGAAAAATTGTGGGGAGATGCTCCGCGTCTTAAGCTGGAGGAAAATCATTTATAA
- the yqeK gene encoding bis(5'-nucleosyl)-tetraphosphatase (symmetrical) YqeK: MNKNDALEIVKRQLTERRYIHTIGVTDTAMMLAERFGADIKKAELAGIFHDYAKFRPNEEMAEIIKKEAMPQDLLDYSSELWHAPVGAYLVKKEVGINDGEVLDAIRFHTTGRAGMSTLEKVVFLADYIEPNRSFPGVEYVRELSKDNVNLAVLQAVSNTVQFLLKKNQLIYPQTIETYNDLQREVNQT, encoded by the coding sequence ATGAATAAAAATGATGCGCTGGAAATTGTGAAAAGGCAGCTGACAGAACGCCGCTATATCCATACAATTGGTGTAACTGACACTGCAATGATGCTTGCAGAGCGGTTTGGAGCCGACATAAAAAAAGCGGAATTGGCAGGAATCTTTCACGACTATGCAAAATTTCGGCCGAACGAGGAAATGGCTGAAATTATTAAAAAAGAAGCCATGCCTCAAGATTTACTTGATTACAGCAGTGAACTATGGCATGCCCCTGTTGGAGCTTACCTTGTAAAAAAAGAAGTCGGCATCAATGATGGAGAAGTGCTGGATGCGATTCGTTTTCATACGACTGGAAGAGCAGGAATGAGTACGTTGGAGAAAGTTGTTTTTTTAGCAGATTATATTGAACCGAACCGCTCGTTTCCGGGAGTTGAATACGTCAGGGAATTATCAAAAGACAATGTAAATCTTGCTGTTTTACAAGCGGTAAGCAACACTGTCCAATTTTTGCTAAAAAAGAATCAGCTCATTTACCCGCAAACGATCGAAACATATAATGATCTACAACGTGAAGTGAATCAAACGTAA
- a CDS encoding nicotinate-nucleotide adenylyltransferase: MPFQKIGLLGGTFDPPHYGHLLIANEVLEQCDLDEIWFVPASIPPHKQNEKISASKHRLAMLKMAIKNHPRFRLCAIEIEREGPSYTYETLERLVHQYEETQFFFIIGADMVQDLPNWKNIDHLLKLTTFIGVNRKGHPMESPYKEQIQFVEVPLFEVSSTFLRKRFREKDTTCYYLPKNVRHYIEENKLYE, from the coding sequence ATGCCATTTCAAAAAATAGGCCTGTTAGGCGGAACGTTCGATCCTCCTCATTACGGACATTTGCTTATTGCAAATGAAGTGCTTGAACAATGTGACCTAGATGAAATTTGGTTTGTGCCTGCATCTATACCTCCACATAAACAAAATGAAAAAATATCGGCATCAAAACATCGTTTAGCCATGCTGAAAATGGCAATTAAAAATCATCCGCGATTTCGATTATGTGCGATTGAAATTGAACGTGAAGGACCGTCATATACATATGAAACATTGGAAAGACTTGTGCATCAATACGAAGAAACGCAATTTTTTTTCATTATCGGTGCAGATATGGTGCAAGATTTGCCAAACTGGAAAAACATCGATCATTTATTAAAATTAACTACGTTTATCGGTGTCAATCGAAAAGGGCACCCGATGGAATCGCCATATAAAGAACAGATCCAGTTTGTGGAAGTGCCATTATTTGAGGTTTCATCAACGTTTTTACGCAAACGATTTCGGGAAAAAGACACTACGTGTTATTATTTACCTAAAAATGTGCGACACTATATTGAGGAGAACAAGTTGTATGAATAA
- the yhbY gene encoding ribosome assembly RNA-binding protein YhbY, producing MLTGKQKRFLRAKAHHLDSIFQVGKGGVNENLIKQVGDALEARELIKVSILQNCDEDKQTVADKLQEGAQANIVQVIGKTIVLYKESKRNKQIELP from the coding sequence ATGCTGACAGGGAAGCAGAAACGTTTTTTGCGTGCGAAAGCCCACCATCTCGATTCCATCTTTCAAGTTGGAAAGGGAGGAGTAAATGAAAATTTAATAAAGCAAGTAGGCGATGCGCTCGAGGCGAGAGAATTAATAAAAGTTAGTATTTTGCAAAACTGTGATGAAGATAAACAAACTGTTGCTGATAAGCTTCAAGAGGGCGCACAGGCAAACATTGTTCAAGTGATCGGAAAAACAATTGTTTTATATAAAGAGTCAAAAAGAAACAAACAGATCGAGCTTCCATAA